The region TGCCCCGACCTATATGATGCCGCGGCTTATTCGACAAATTTTACTCCCCGGGCCATTCTAATGGCAGTATCCACAGTGGTTTGGGTTTTGAGCATAAACATGCGCTCGCCTATGCTCCAAATGACGGTGACCATGTTGTTCTTAACTACGAGTGTGCCTGCGTGACCGTTGATGCTTATCTCCAGAAAGCGAGTGGCATTCTCGGTATCAACGACTAGATTGCTTGCTGCGTCCATTTCGGTGTAGACGATAAAGGTCTTGGTGCGATGGTTTTCAAACACGATTCGCTTTAAGCCGTCATTTACGGCAAAGGAGTTAACCTCATAGCCTTGTGGCACATACGTGGGAACGTAATCATTGCTTAAGTTAAGCGCTATGGTGCTGTGGTGAAACTGGCTGCCGTCAACCCGCCTTAGCTGGAAGGAAGTGTACTCCGGTTGCACGCTCATCCATAGGTTCATGACGCGTACCCTAAAGGCTGAAACGGTGGTCATAGCGGTGACAAATACCGCCGTGGCTGCTAAGAGCGATATCGCGGTAGTACGTGCGGCAGACAGCGCAGCCTTTTGCCAAGCGGCTTGGCGTTGCCTTCTCTGCCGTTTGTCTAGTGCCTTGCCAAACCGTTTCAGTTCGAGTTCGGACGGCGCATGTGCGGGGGAATGGCCTGCGTCGTCTAGCTCCTCTAGCAGCGCCCTGCCCTCCTGTTCGGCCGCATCGTGCAAGAGCACTTTGAACAAGGCATGTTCATACTCTGCCTGCAGCTTCGCCCTTGTGCTCGTCATCCTTGTTTTCCTCCTTTTTAGCGGTAAGTCTCTTTACGGCTCTACGCGCTCGCGTCAGCGCTTGCCTGACGCCGGCGGGGGAGATGTTGTACACCGCCGCGATCTGTGCGTCATCTAGGTCTAGTGCATATTTGAAGTAGAGCAAGTCTTTCTGGCGTTCCGGTGTTACTGCTAACGCAATTTGTCCCGCAGCAGACGGCGTAAGT is a window of Selenomonadales bacterium DNA encoding:
- a CDS encoding DUF4367 domain-containing protein; this encodes MTSTRAKLQAEYEHALFKVLLHDAAEQEGRALLEELDDAGHSPAHAPSELELKRFGKALDKRQRRQRQAAWQKAALSAARTTAISLLAATAVFVTAMTTVSAFRVRVMNLWMSVQPEYTSFQLRRVDGSQFHHSTIALNLSNDYVPTYVPQGYEVNSFAVNDGLKRIVFENHRTKTFIVYTEMDAASNLVVDTENATRFLEISINGHAGTLVVKNNMVTVIWSIGERMFMLKTQTTVDTAIRMARGVKFVE